A section of the Verrucomicrobium sp. GAS474 genome encodes:
- a CDS encoding PEP-CTERM sorting domain-containing protein: MNTKRNRFFTSLSKVCGIGLALFAAVFFLAGAQPLSAQNLFSGSSVDLWPTLNGSHAATPTGWSSAAVQAPGLLTAAQNGGSTDYFSALFMSTTGALKGYSGTSYISAPNYTGGTAVQSFQLSFVFAATDPGSGNSYNDRSLSFYVYQNGTNTAVQSFRTVETTGSPGFLDIQSYNGSAWVQLATGIAASTYDTTTNTWTALNAYNFSLTTDFTTKTSTLTWGAVGGTQTSVAATFYPAESTTGYLNGVGFGNNSTAAFAIDNVTVTAVAVPEPATNALLALGGLFFLALVRRNRRLAWETVSYP, from the coding sequence ATGAATACAAAACGAAATAGATTTTTCACCTCTCTCTCCAAGGTTTGCGGTATCGGATTGGCCCTCTTCGCGGCGGTCTTCTTTTTGGCGGGAGCCCAGCCTCTTTCGGCCCAAAATCTCTTTAGCGGAAGCTCGGTCGATTTGTGGCCGACGCTCAATGGAAGTCACGCGGCCACGCCGACGGGGTGGTCGAGCGCGGCGGTCCAGGCCCCGGGCCTTCTCACGGCGGCCCAGAACGGCGGATCGACCGATTACTTCTCGGCTCTCTTCATGAGTACGACCGGGGCGCTGAAGGGATATTCGGGGACTTCCTATATCTCCGCCCCCAATTATACCGGCGGGACGGCGGTCCAGTCGTTCCAGTTGAGCTTCGTCTTTGCGGCGACCGATCCCGGCTCGGGCAATAGCTACAACGACCGGAGCCTGAGCTTCTACGTCTATCAGAACGGCACGAACACGGCGGTCCAGTCCTTCCGGACAGTCGAGACGACCGGTTCCCCCGGCTTCCTCGATATCCAGAGTTACAATGGGTCTGCCTGGGTGCAGTTGGCCACTGGCATCGCGGCCTCCACGTATGACACCACGACGAATACGTGGACGGCGCTGAATGCTTATAATTTCTCCCTGACGACCGATTTCACCACGAAGACGTCGACGTTGACCTGGGGCGCGGTGGGCGGGACCCAGACCTCGGTGGCCGCCACCTTTTATCCCGCCGAATCGACGACCGGTTATCTGAACGGCGTCGGCTTCGGGAACAACTCCACTGCCGCCTTTGCCATCGATAATGTCACCGTGACCGCCGTCGCCGTCCCCGAACCGGCCACCAACGCCCTCCTCGCCCTCGGCGGCCTCTTCTTCCTTGCCCTTGTCCGACGGAATCGTCGCCTCGCCTGGGAGACGGTTTCCTACCCTTAA
- the vccB gene encoding Verru_Chthon cassette protein B has translation MPARAAGLRNAALLAKASAFSLVEVVLALGVVSVGFVAVMGLMPVGLKTMRQATTLTVQSQIVQQLVGTAETTPFPKLAAKFDNAKFYYDDEGGSLTNAVGKTRYWVTTTVTDPIYPGSDQVDKANPLSQNLRLVRIQVINSPIAPTSGGVGQVTNVFFIQVASSEK, from the coding sequence ATGCCCGCCCGCGCCGCCGGACTCCGGAACGCCGCCCTCCTGGCCAAAGCCAGCGCCTTCAGCCTGGTCGAGGTCGTCCTCGCCCTCGGCGTGGTCTCGGTCGGCTTCGTCGCGGTCATGGGCCTCATGCCGGTCGGGCTGAAGACGATGCGGCAGGCGACGACGCTGACCGTGCAGAGCCAGATCGTCCAGCAGCTCGTCGGGACGGCCGAGACGACGCCGTTCCCGAAGCTGGCGGCGAAGTTCGACAACGCGAAGTTCTACTACGACGACGAGGGCGGGAGCCTCACCAACGCGGTGGGCAAAACCCGCTACTGGGTCACAACGACGGTCACCGATCCGATCTATCCCGGCTCGGACCAGGTCGACAAGGCGAACCCCCTCTCGCAGAACCTCCGCCTGGTCCGCATCCAGGTGATCAACTCCCCCATCGCCCCGACCTCGGGCGGCGTCGGGCAGGTCACGAACGTCTTCTTCATCCAGGTCGCCTCCTCGGAGAAATGA
- a CDS encoding prepilin-type N-terminal cleavage/methylation domain-containing protein, whose product MSPPMKPVPPSRLPRSRGFTVVEILVATTILAFLLVFTLQIVNQSSRIWRHASDKMESFQGARNSFGLLTRNLGQATLNAYLDYDSATAPKYYIRKSDLAFYIGPAGTGSNPGTAGSGQCVFFQFPGGYTATSTYASLDALLNGCGYFVSFSREPGIPSYIPLSKAPYRYRLMQYLVPTEQNKIYSYAALGKANGWFTDTGVGATPTPVADNVIALVIRPQDPASTPPDLAPNYLYDSTVGATYPQVVTSNQLPPVLLVTLIAISESSAKRLDTGTSTPPALITSILHGHFQSASSYDADLAAVEAGLNNAHIDYEVFVGAVPLRESKWTK is encoded by the coding sequence ATGAGTCCGCCCATGAAGCCCGTCCCGCCTTCCCGCCTCCCCCGCTCCCGCGGCTTCACTGTCGTCGAGATCCTCGTCGCCACGACGATCCTCGCCTTCCTCCTCGTCTTCACCCTCCAGATCGTCAACCAGTCGAGCCGGATCTGGCGGCACGCCTCGGACAAGATGGAGTCATTCCAGGGGGCGCGGAACAGCTTCGGCCTCCTCACGCGGAACCTCGGCCAGGCGACCCTCAACGCCTACCTCGACTACGACAGCGCGACGGCGCCGAAGTACTACATCCGCAAGTCCGACCTCGCCTTCTACATCGGCCCCGCCGGGACGGGGAGCAATCCCGGGACCGCCGGGAGCGGCCAGTGCGTCTTCTTCCAGTTCCCCGGCGGCTACACCGCCACCTCGACCTACGCCTCCCTCGACGCCCTCCTCAACGGCTGCGGCTATTTCGTCAGCTTCAGCCGGGAGCCGGGGATCCCCAGCTACATCCCGCTCTCGAAGGCCCCCTACCGCTATCGGCTCATGCAGTACCTCGTCCCGACGGAGCAGAACAAGATCTATTCCTACGCCGCCCTCGGGAAGGCCAACGGCTGGTTCACCGACACCGGCGTCGGGGCGACGCCGACTCCCGTCGCCGACAACGTGATCGCCCTCGTCATCCGCCCGCAGGACCCCGCCTCGACCCCGCCCGACCTCGCCCCGAACTACCTCTACGATTCGACGGTCGGCGCGACCTACCCCCAGGTCGTCACCTCGAACCAGCTCCCTCCCGTCCTCCTCGTCACCCTCATCGCGATCAGCGAGTCGTCGGCGAAGCGCCTCGACACCGGCACCTCGACGCCCCCGGCGCTGATCACCTCGATCCTCCACGGCCACTTCCAGAGCGCCTCCTCCTACGACGCCGATCTCGCCGCCGTCGAGGCCGGGCTCAACAACGCCCACATCGACTACGAGGTCTTCGTCGGCGCGGTCCCCCTGCGGGAATCGAAATGGACCAAATAA
- the vccD gene encoding Verru_Chthon cassette protein D, translating into MNRLSSPSLPGSRPRRGFTLIELLVVMGIVAVVAVFAVPALPSLLLGNALSRGGQVLGNELALARQEAMTANREVEVRFYRISGSWTAVQAWRVDTDDSGTTYTPLRHIQYLPDGIIVKEGLSPLLTADPAVTGQVVLPARITASYGGFRFRPSGATSVAVTDANNFLTVQDRNAQGDPPKNYYTLQVNPLSGKIAVYRP; encoded by the coding sequence ATGAACCGCCTTTCTTCCCCCTCCCTCCCCGGCTCCCGTCCCCGGCGCGGCTTCACGCTCATCGAGCTCCTCGTCGTCATGGGGATCGTCGCGGTGGTCGCCGTCTTCGCCGTTCCCGCGCTTCCCTCGCTCCTCCTCGGCAACGCGCTGAGCCGGGGCGGCCAGGTGCTCGGGAACGAGCTCGCCCTCGCCCGCCAGGAGGCGATGACGGCGAACCGCGAGGTCGAGGTCCGCTTCTACCGGATCTCGGGATCTTGGACCGCGGTCCAGGCGTGGCGCGTCGACACCGACGACAGCGGCACCACCTACACGCCGCTCCGGCACATCCAATACCTCCCCGACGGCATCATCGTGAAGGAGGGCCTCTCCCCCCTCCTCACCGCCGATCCGGCGGTCACCGGTCAGGTCGTCCTCCCGGCCCGGATCACCGCCAGCTACGGCGGCTTCCGCTTCCGTCCCAGCGGCGCGACGAGCGTCGCCGTGACCGACGCGAACAACTTCCTCACCGTGCAGGACCGCAACGCCCAGGGCGATCCTCCCAAGAATTACTACACCCTCCAGGTCAACCCGCTCAGCGGGAAGATCGCGGTTTACCGGCCCTGA
- the vccA gene encoding Verru_Chthon cassette protein A, with translation MKLPPRRSGFALLLVLGMLVLIVGLAVGFLMSSTTELRSASGFGATVAARNLADTAVGLVQGQINLAATQGTGVAWVSQPGMVRTYDTAGSLKKAYKLYSAANMISSTVDVAGGKSADEPPAAWKSSPALWTDLNAPVQTSNGKVYPILDGSVGSNGLKPEGFSLGTVPGASSWQPIPMPVRWLYVLQDGTMVAATGSGKSATVAGASAANPIVGRVAFWTDDDSCKVNINTAGEGTYWNTPHTVTANEVNWGKYQPAKGEFQRYPGHPAMTCLSSVLGVSPSHATLSNDDIYAITPRISTGGSNGKTVVAGTTSTAVGTTIPTAAIAAKTQRLYASVDELAFNVARTQNSTKITPTDIAQARFFLTANSRAPETNLFNLPRIACWPVYSNLAPTRTTSYDQLIAFCASTSGTAGNNPYYFQRQTNTNPTTDISLPRNGTLYKYLRTLTGRAIPGFGNNFLTKYSDDRDQILTEIFDYIRCTNLYDDSMTGTGKTPYTQAPGAAGHGWVAPTVNNITVPVTQGLGRSFTLSSFGIGFICNADAAVPRSNDLVNNKALRNTGNVVLAPGEKVVQAILIPQLFAPMMGYTTITPSMKMTITGQGAMSLTALPGGGTSQLFTGTAISGTENYNGLLSYIINGGSGWGGHPSWRFFTNAYGGSYPWVSVPVKLAAGTTSMLLAGTTLIVTFTDIASGQVLQTFNVPLPSVVLPIPALVNDPSLVSPPTTDLPNWWSFGVNFPNTSAYPSIFGTFPGRLSFVSSKGQGGATTPQLGNPVIDTYDVVRTVQPAHGDFRVLAGLNNVPASTYIIHPDYRDTTKMWASTLTEAYSTASTQGLSLGSYFPSTITAAQYRGTLAAPDIIPSATGTNTPEGTGDFDSGLPNIPDGAYINKPDEGLGPGAAGASTYFDYPWTANAAGVNFFSPNRQIPSPGMFGSLPTGVKAGVPWRTLLFHPQTSHFGSSHLPEDHLFLDLFWMPVVEPYAISDRFSTAGKINMNYQILPFTYINRSTGLNALLKSERVYAIPNADVQLGYKVGPQVPAVDYPVDATQTLAQFQTKFQSGDVYRSASEICDLHIVPLGLTGASVATMANTTTGGFWAGMRLTGENLRERIYTTLYPRLTTKSNTYTVHFRAQSLKKAAASIPSAWQEGADVVTGEYRGSATIERFIDANNTSIPDYGTNPDATPTLDTYYRWRVIRNRQFSP, from the coding sequence ATGAAACTCCCCCCCCGTCGCTCCGGCTTCGCCCTCCTCCTCGTCCTCGGGATGCTCGTCCTCATCGTCGGCCTCGCCGTCGGCTTCCTGATGAGTTCGACGACCGAGCTGCGGAGCGCCTCGGGCTTCGGGGCCACCGTCGCGGCCCGGAACCTCGCCGACACCGCCGTCGGCCTCGTGCAGGGGCAGATCAACCTCGCCGCCACGCAGGGAACCGGCGTCGCCTGGGTCTCCCAGCCCGGCATGGTGCGGACCTACGACACCGCCGGAAGCCTGAAGAAGGCCTACAAGCTCTACTCGGCGGCGAACATGATCTCCTCGACGGTCGACGTCGCCGGCGGGAAATCGGCCGACGAGCCGCCGGCCGCCTGGAAGAGCAGCCCCGCCCTCTGGACCGATCTCAACGCGCCGGTCCAGACCTCCAACGGCAAGGTCTACCCGATCCTCGACGGCAGCGTCGGATCGAACGGCCTGAAGCCCGAGGGATTCAGCCTCGGCACCGTTCCCGGGGCCTCCTCCTGGCAGCCGATCCCGATGCCGGTCCGCTGGCTCTATGTCCTCCAGGACGGGACGATGGTCGCCGCCACGGGGAGCGGGAAGAGCGCCACCGTCGCCGGGGCGAGCGCGGCGAATCCGATCGTCGGCCGCGTCGCCTTCTGGACCGACGACGACTCGTGCAAGGTGAACATCAACACCGCCGGCGAGGGGACCTACTGGAACACCCCGCACACCGTCACCGCCAACGAGGTGAACTGGGGCAAGTATCAGCCCGCGAAGGGCGAGTTCCAGCGTTACCCGGGCCATCCCGCGATGACCTGCCTCTCCTCGGTCCTCGGCGTCTCCCCCTCCCACGCCACCCTGAGCAACGACGATATCTACGCGATCACCCCGCGCATCTCCACCGGCGGCTCGAACGGGAAGACTGTTGTCGCCGGCACGACCTCGACGGCCGTCGGCACCACGATCCCGACCGCCGCCATCGCGGCGAAGACCCAGCGCCTCTACGCCTCGGTCGACGAGCTCGCCTTCAACGTCGCGCGGACCCAGAACTCGACGAAGATCACGCCGACCGACATCGCCCAGGCCCGCTTCTTCCTCACCGCGAACAGCCGGGCCCCGGAGACCAACCTCTTCAACCTCCCCCGCATCGCCTGCTGGCCGGTCTACAGCAACCTCGCCCCGACCCGCACCACCTCCTACGACCAGCTCATCGCCTTCTGCGCCTCGACCAGCGGGACCGCCGGGAACAACCCCTATTATTTCCAGCGCCAGACGAACACCAACCCGACGACCGACATCAGCCTCCCGCGCAACGGAACCCTCTACAAATACCTGCGGACCCTCACGGGCCGGGCGATCCCCGGATTCGGCAACAACTTCCTGACGAAGTACAGCGACGACCGCGACCAGATCCTCACGGAGATCTTCGACTACATCCGCTGCACCAACCTCTACGACGACAGCATGACGGGGACCGGCAAGACCCCCTACACCCAGGCGCCGGGCGCCGCGGGCCACGGCTGGGTGGCGCCGACCGTGAACAACATCACCGTGCCGGTGACGCAGGGCCTCGGTCGCTCCTTCACCCTTTCCTCGTTCGGCATCGGCTTCATCTGCAACGCCGATGCCGCCGTTCCCCGCAGCAATGACCTTGTCAATAACAAGGCGCTTCGGAACACGGGCAACGTGGTACTCGCCCCCGGGGAGAAGGTCGTCCAGGCAATCCTCATTCCCCAGCTCTTCGCTCCCATGATGGGGTATACGACGATCACCCCGTCGATGAAGATGACGATCACCGGTCAGGGGGCGATGTCGCTGACCGCCCTGCCCGGGGGAGGGACGTCGCAGCTCTTCACGGGCACCGCCATCAGCGGGACCGAGAACTACAACGGCCTCCTCAGCTACATCATCAATGGCGGCTCGGGCTGGGGCGGCCATCCCTCCTGGCGTTTCTTCACCAACGCCTACGGCGGGTCCTATCCTTGGGTCAGCGTTCCCGTGAAGCTTGCCGCCGGCACGACGTCGATGCTCCTCGCCGGCACGACCCTCATCGTCACATTCACCGACATCGCTTCGGGACAGGTTTTGCAGACTTTCAATGTTCCCCTTCCCTCGGTTGTCCTGCCGATCCCGGCCCTCGTCAATGATCCGAGTTTGGTCTCGCCCCCGACGACCGATTTGCCGAATTGGTGGAGCTTCGGGGTGAATTTCCCGAACACCAGCGCCTATCCCTCGATTTTCGGCACCTTCCCGGGGCGGCTCTCTTTCGTCAGCTCAAAGGGCCAAGGCGGAGCGACGACGCCGCAGCTCGGCAATCCCGTGATCGACACGTACGACGTCGTCCGCACCGTCCAGCCGGCCCACGGCGACTTCCGCGTCCTCGCCGGTCTCAACAACGTCCCCGCGTCGACCTACATCATCCATCCCGACTACCGGGATACGACGAAGATGTGGGCCTCGACCCTCACCGAGGCCTACAGCACGGCCAGCACCCAGGGTCTTTCCCTCGGCAGCTACTTCCCCAGCACGATCACCGCCGCCCAGTACCGGGGCACCCTGGCCGCGCCCGACATCATCCCCTCGGCCACCGGGACGAACACCCCCGAGGGAACCGGCGACTTCGACAGCGGCCTTCCGAACATCCCCGACGGCGCCTACATCAACAAGCCCGACGAGGGCCTCGGGCCGGGGGCCGCCGGGGCGAGTACCTACTTCGACTACCCGTGGACCGCCAATGCGGCGGGGGTGAACTTCTTCTCCCCGAACCGCCAGATTCCGTCGCCCGGGATGTTCGGCTCCCTGCCTACGGGGGTGAAGGCGGGCGTCCCGTGGCGGACGCTCCTCTTCCACCCCCAGACGAGCCACTTCGGCTCCAGCCATCTGCCCGAGGATCATCTCTTCCTCGACCTCTTCTGGATGCCGGTCGTCGAGCCCTACGCGATCAGCGACCGCTTCTCGACCGCCGGGAAGATCAACATGAATTACCAGATCCTCCCCTTCACCTACATCAACCGGTCGACCGGGCTCAACGCCCTCCTCAAGTCGGAGCGCGTCTACGCGATCCCGAACGCCGACGTACAGCTCGGCTACAAGGTCGGCCCCCAGGTCCCGGCGGTCGACTACCCCGTCGACGCGACGCAGACCCTCGCCCAGTTCCAGACGAAGTTCCAGTCGGGCGACGTCTACCGGTCGGCCTCGGAGATCTGCGATCTCCACATCGTCCCCCTCGGCCTCACGGGGGCCTCCGTCGCGACGATGGCGAACACCACGACGGGCGGATTCTGGGCCGGGATGCGGCTTACCGGGGAAAACCTGCGGGAGCGGATCTACACGACCCTCTATCCCCGCCTCACGACGAAGTCGAACACCTACACCGTCCACTTCCGCGCCCAGTCGCTGAAGAAGGCGGCGGCCTCGATCCCGAGCGCGTGGCAGGAAGGGGCCGATGTCGTCACCGGGGAATACCGAGGCTCCGCCACCATCGAGCGTTTCATCGACGCCAACAACACGAGCATCCCCGACTACGGCACGAACCCCGACGCGACGCCGACCCTCGATACCTACTACCGCTGGCGCGTCATCCGCAACCGGCAGTTCTCCCCCTAG
- a CDS encoding glycoside hydrolase family 2 TIM barrel-domain containing protein, protein MNETTKHTGRFSLGCNYWASHAGIEMWSDANWRPEVVDADFRLLAESGLRTVRVFPLWPEFQPIKRLYTAMGRACDTVLPDDGGDPALRRAGVSRAALEKFQVLADLASKHGLELIVGLVTGWMSGRLFVPPALEERNILTDPAALMWQVRFVRAFVSRFRTHAAIVSWDLGNECNCLAAPGSREAAWSWTAQISDAIRAEDATRPVISGMHSLSAGRDDTWSIEDQAELTDVLTIHPYPPFTPHCDRDRLGTIRSGLHATAEGCLYADVGGKPCLAEEVGTLGPMLGSERRAADYLRGALFSLWAHGNEGLLWWCAFDQDHLAYAPYEWSSPERELGLFRNDRAPKPVVAEFTAFEAFLKTAPVLAPRRRRAVCILTDDQDRWGVAYASFILSKQAGFEVEFQSAHQPLRDADLYLLPSVSGFNAIPRAFGIALNKRIESGATLYLSLNDGFLADFGRAFGMEVEARCQRTVPAEIAWAGEIHRVASPYRLDLNRGGAEVLAREADGNPAFVRFARGKGQAYFLSVPIELDAVKAPGAFEERNHAAFYREIGAGVRARHVVRNGLPGLGVTEHPAADGRLHLVLVNYGRETLSFTPDLAPGWSVAEVVRGRREGAAFVVPPQDGVVVTLKQG, encoded by the coding sequence ATGAACGAAACGACTAAGCACACGGGCCGCTTCTCCCTCGGCTGCAATTACTGGGCTTCCCACGCGGGGATCGAGATGTGGTCCGATGCCAACTGGCGGCCCGAGGTCGTCGACGCCGATTTCCGGCTCCTCGCCGAGAGCGGCCTGCGGACTGTCCGGGTCTTCCCCCTCTGGCCCGAATTCCAGCCGATCAAGCGGCTCTACACCGCGATGGGCCGCGCCTGCGACACCGTCCTTCCCGATGACGGCGGCGATCCCGCCCTGCGCCGCGCGGGGGTCTCTCGCGCCGCGCTGGAGAAATTCCAGGTCCTCGCCGACCTCGCCTCGAAGCACGGCCTCGAGCTCATCGTCGGTCTCGTCACCGGGTGGATGAGCGGCCGCCTCTTCGTCCCGCCGGCGCTCGAGGAGAGGAACATCCTGACCGATCCCGCCGCCCTCATGTGGCAGGTCCGCTTCGTCCGCGCCTTCGTCTCCCGCTTCCGCACCCACGCGGCGATCGTCTCGTGGGACCTCGGCAACGAGTGCAACTGCCTCGCCGCGCCCGGTTCCCGCGAGGCGGCCTGGAGCTGGACGGCGCAGATCTCCGACGCGATCCGCGCCGAGGACGCCACCCGCCCCGTCATCTCCGGGATGCACAGCCTCTCCGCGGGCCGCGACGACACGTGGAGCATCGAGGACCAGGCCGAGCTCACCGACGTCCTCACGATCCATCCCTATCCCCCCTTCACGCCCCATTGCGACCGCGACCGCCTCGGGACGATCCGCAGCGGCCTCCACGCGACCGCCGAGGGCTGCCTCTACGCCGACGTCGGCGGGAAGCCGTGCCTCGCCGAGGAGGTCGGCACCCTCGGGCCGATGCTCGGCTCCGAACGGCGGGCCGCCGACTACCTCCGCGGCGCCCTCTTCTCCCTCTGGGCCCACGGCAACGAGGGGCTCCTCTGGTGGTGCGCCTTCGACCAGGACCACCTCGCCTACGCCCCCTATGAGTGGAGCTCCCCCGAGCGCGAGCTCGGCCTCTTCCGCAACGACCGCGCCCCGAAGCCGGTCGTTGCCGAGTTCACGGCGTTCGAGGCCTTCCTGAAAACCGCCCCGGTCCTCGCGCCGCGCCGTCGCCGCGCCGTCTGCATCTTGACCGACGATCAGGATCGTTGGGGCGTGGCCTACGCATCGTTCATCCTATCAAAACAGGCTGGTTTCGAGGTCGAATTCCAGAGCGCCCACCAGCCCCTCCGAGATGCCGATCTTTATCTGTTGCCATCGGTCTCCGGCTTCAACGCGATCCCCCGTGCCTTCGGGATCGCATTGAATAAACGGATCGAATCGGGGGCGACGCTCTATCTGTCGCTCAACGACGGCTTCCTCGCCGACTTCGGACGGGCGTTCGGCATGGAGGTCGAGGCCCGGTGCCAGCGGACGGTCCCCGCCGAGATCGCCTGGGCTGGGGAGATTCATCGTGTCGCCTCGCCCTACCGCCTCGACCTGAACCGGGGGGGGGCCGAAGTCCTCGCCCGGGAGGCCGACGGCAACCCGGCCTTCGTCCGCTTCGCGCGAGGAAAGGGGCAGGCCTACTTCCTCAGCGTGCCGATCGAGCTCGATGCCGTGAAGGCCCCGGGCGCCTTCGAGGAGCGGAATCACGCCGCCTTCTACCGGGAGATCGGCGCGGGAGTCCGGGCGCGGCACGTCGTCCGCAACGGCCTTCCCGGCCTCGGCGTCACCGAGCATCCCGCCGCCGACGGACGCCTCCACCTCGTCCTCGTCAATTACGGGCGGGAAACCCTCTCCTTCACCCCCGACCTCGCCCCCGGCTGGTCCGTCGCCGAGGTGGTGCGCGGACGGCGCGAGGGGGCGGCCTTCGTCGTCCCGCCCCAGGACGGCGTCGTCGTCACGCTGAAGCAAGGATAG
- a CDS encoding autotransporter-associated beta strand repeat-containing protein: MARHWLSLAVVFLVSARLPEAEALTLSDGDVAANDSRWQPGSITTNSQNVTNPVPNSNPNWVGAGYDFSSVGWSLSYYNGRSTNLTLIAPGIAATAAHHAIDSSPFPSSPTVEFVGTQNNPVYATVTGTIQLKNNGYAGDVALTTLNRATTDADHVTVARMLDISSRNYVGQSVFALGSNVITPYDPPAAIGQQVGTGVVSGIGNAGSDGLLVSYSKGSKGTFLNADSGDSGSPVFITYKGQLTLLGVFYYPTQTSSLVPMTVGTTSYDPVTPTNAQLAPYGYALRFTIYDVPTDTANTANVWTGGGGSGAFGATANWSKGSVPAALPVVFDGAAAGGQTTVSLAANQAVRGMLFRSTAGGSGFTFTGTNTLAVGTTGIRNESAATQTFSVPVTLSGAQNWEAEGGNLVFNGTVANGGNLLVVQGAKDTTLNGVISGAGGFAKDGVGVATLNAANTYSGTTFIHDGTVRMGVNNAISSSSVVQFDAANPTANFDLNGHSQSIGGLRSSLQGTGTVTMGTAGLTTGSANQTETYAGVFAGSGTLTKTGGGTWTLTGDSSGTFSGNIVVNQGALFLGTTAGSATGTGTVTLASGNFATLGGTGLIAGSVIQQAGTYLSPGTGGIGTLAVGGNYTWNGGSTFIFELGASGAGDRLDLGSGSLIKGTGTGYSLRLTDLGGASGLYTLATFGSTTFTAADFSLSSLSTVHGTFILNANSLQFQLAAVPEPDPWILLASGAVLLALAAARRRATA, from the coding sequence ATGGCGCGGCACTGGCTCTCCCTGGCGGTCGTCTTCCTGGTTTCGGCCCGTCTGCCGGAAGCGGAGGCGCTCACGCTGAGCGACGGCGACGTGGCGGCGAACGACTCGCGCTGGCAGCCGGGATCGATCACGACCAATTCCCAGAACGTCACGAACCCGGTCCCCAACAGCAACCCGAATTGGGTGGGGGCCGGGTACGATTTCTCCTCGGTCGGCTGGTCCCTCAGCTACTACAACGGGCGCTCGACGAACCTCACCCTCATCGCCCCCGGGATCGCTGCGACGGCGGCCCACCACGCGATCGACAGCTCCCCCTTCCCCTCCTCGCCGACGGTCGAGTTCGTCGGGACCCAGAACAATCCCGTCTATGCCACGGTGACCGGGACGATCCAGCTGAAGAACAACGGCTATGCGGGCGACGTCGCGCTCACGACGCTGAACCGGGCGACGACCGATGCCGACCACGTCACCGTCGCCCGCATGCTCGACATCTCGAGCCGGAACTACGTCGGCCAGTCGGTCTTCGCCCTGGGCAGCAACGTCATCACTCCCTACGATCCCCCCGCCGCCATCGGCCAGCAGGTCGGGACCGGCGTCGTCAGCGGTATCGGCAACGCCGGCAGCGACGGCCTCCTCGTCAGCTACAGCAAGGGAAGCAAGGGGACCTTCCTGAACGCCGACAGCGGCGACTCCGGGAGCCCGGTCTTCATCACCTACAAGGGCCAGCTCACCCTCCTCGGCGTCTTCTACTACCCGACCCAGACCAGCAGCCTCGTCCCGATGACCGTCGGGACGACCTCCTACGATCCGGTGACGCCGACGAACGCCCAGCTCGCCCCCTACGGCTACGCCCTCCGCTTCACGATCTACGACGTCCCGACCGACACGGCGAACACCGCCAACGTCTGGACCGGCGGCGGGGGGAGCGGTGCCTTCGGCGCGACCGCGAACTGGTCGAAGGGGAGCGTCCCCGCCGCCCTTCCCGTCGTCTTCGACGGCGCCGCCGCGGGCGGGCAGACGACGGTCTCCCTTGCGGCGAACCAGGCGGTGCGCGGCATGCTCTTCCGCTCCACGGCGGGCGGCAGCGGCTTCACCTTCACCGGGACGAATACCCTCGCCGTCGGCACCACCGGCATCCGCAACGAGAGCGCGGCGACGCAGACCTTCAGCGTCCCCGTCACCCTCTCCGGGGCCCAGAACTGGGAGGCCGAGGGAGGGAACCTCGTCTTCAACGGGACCGTCGCCAACGGCGGGAACCTCCTCGTCGTGCAGGGGGCGAAGGACACGACCCTCAACGGCGTCATCTCCGGCGCGGGCGGCTTCGCGAAGGACGGCGTCGGCGTCGCCACCCTCAACGCCGCGAACACCTATTCCGGCACCACCTTCATCCACGACGGCACGGTGAGGATGGGGGTGAACAACGCGATCTCCTCCTCCTCGGTCGTCCAGTTCGACGCGGCGAACCCGACGGCGAACTTCGACCTCAACGGCCACAGCCAATCGATCGGCGGCCTCCGCTCCTCCCTCCAGGGGACCGGGACGGTGACGATGGGGACGGCGGGGCTGACCACCGGCTCGGCCAACCAGACCGAGACCTACGCGGGCGTCTTCGCGGGCTCCGGCACCCTCACGAAGACCGGGGGCGGCACGTGGACCCTCACGGGGGACAGCAGCGGGACCTTCAGCGGGAACATCGTCGTCAACCAGGGGGCGCTCTTCCTCGGTACGACGGCGGGAAGCGCGACCGGGACCGGCACGGTGACCCTCGCGTCGGGGAACTTCGCGACGCTGGGCGGGACGGGCCTGATCGCCGGATCGGTGATCCAGCAGGCGGGGACCTATCTCTCTCCGGGCACCGGCGGCATCGGGACCCTCGCCGTCGGCGGGAACTACACCTGGAACGGCGGCTCCACCTTCATCTTCGAGCTCGGTGCCTCGGGCGCGGGGGACCGCCTCGACCTCGGGAGCGGCTCCCTCATCAAGGGAACGGGAACCGGCTACTCCCTGCGTCTCACCGACCTCGGCGGGGCCTCGGGCCTCTACACCCTCGCCACCTTCGGCAGCACCACGTTCACCGCGGCCGATTTCAGCCTCAGCTCCCTCAGCACCGTCCACGGCACCTTCATCCTCAACGCCAATTCGCTCCAGTTCCAGCTCGCCGCCGTCCCGGAGCCCGACCCCTGGATCCTCCTCGCCTCCGGCGCCGTCCTCCTCGCCCTGGCCGCCGCCCGCCGCCGGGCGACGGCCTGA